DNA from Sulfurimonas xiamenensis:
CATAACAACTGCAACTGCTATGGAAATGCCCAATGACAGATTGTCAGCTGCCTCTATAATCGGTTTTATTTTAGGAGTTTTTTCTTCCTTTTTTTCATTTTCAACCATTTGTTATCTCTTTAAAAACTTTAGCACTCGCTTTTATCGTATCTTCTATCATCTCATCTGTAACTGCAGTTGAAATAAAACCGGTTTCATAGAGTGAACATGCAAAATAAAATCCTTCTTGAAGCATTTTAGAGTGAAACTTAGCAAAAAGTTCTGCGTCAGAGTTAGATGCATCGGCAAAGTTTTTAACAGGTTTTTCATTAAAAAAGAAACCAAACATGCTCCCTCTTGTATCTATCTGCATAGGTATACCAAAAGATTCTGCCTCTTTTTTCATTCCCTCAACCAATCTTTTTGCCCTTTGATTAAGAACTGAGATCACTTGCGCATTTGCCTTTAGTTTAGAGATGGCAGCAAGTCCTGCAGCCATTGCAACAGGATTTCCGCTTAATGTTCCTGCTTGATAAACCGGACCCTCAGGTGAGAGTTTTGCCATTATCTCGGCTCTTGCACCAAAAGCACCCACTGGCATACCGCCGCCGATAACTTTCCCAAGCGTAACAATATCCGGCTTTACTCCCGTAATAGACTCTGCTCCATTTACACTAGCGCGGAAACCGCTCATAACTTCATCAAATATAAGCAAAGTTCCATTGGCATCACAAAGCTCTCTTAGCTCATGTAAGAACTCTTTATCTGCAGGAACTAATCCCATATTTCCCGCGATTGGCTCTATAATTACACATGCAATCTCACTTGAGTCTTTAAAACATTTTTTTACACTTTCTATATTGTTATATTCAGCTAAAAGAGTATGTTTTGTAAAATCAGCCGGAACACCTGGTGAACTAGGATTTCCAAATGTAGCAGCGCCACTTCCTGCCTGAACTAAAAGAGAGTCGCTGTGTCCATGATAACATCCAGTAAATTTTACAATATCATCTCGTCCGGTGTATCCACGAGCAAGGCGTATTGCACTCATAACAGCTTCTGTTCCGCTGCTAACAAATCTAATCTTGTCAATAGAATCAAACATTGATACAACAAGCTCAGCCAAATCACTCTCGGCTTGTGTCGGCGCACCAAAACTAAGTCCATGTTTTACTGCTTCTATAACAGCACTCTCTATCGCTTCATCTCTATGTCCAAATAGCAAAGGTCCCCAACTTTGTACAAAATCTATATATCTATTTCCATCTATATCAATTAAATATGCTCCATCTCCTTCTGCAATAAACAGAGGAGTTCCTCCAACACTGCTAAATGCTCTAACCGGAGAATTTACTCCACCTGGAATTAAATTTTGTGCCTGTTTGAAAGCTTTTAATGAATTATCTATACTCAATTTTTCACCTTGTTGTTGTGTTTGATTTTTGTAATTATAGCTAATAACTATTAATCTATGTTGGTTATAATAATTGAAATTTTTTTAAGGAATTACTTGAATCGTTCATATTTTGCCCTCTTTGTAGCTCTTTTAATTCATATTTTGCTGCTGCTTATATTTTGGTTTCTTGGCACTATAACACCGGAAATTGAAAAAAAAGAGAATAAAAAAGAGAATAAAATAAAAATTTCATTAAAAGAGATGCCAAAAAAGCATAAGGATAGCGGAGATATTAAAAAAGAGGATACTAAAAAACCAAAAGAGATAGCTCCCCCTATGCCAAAAGGGAGTCAACTTAAAAAAATAGAAAATTCTCTGCAACAAAAACCGCCTATAGAGTTTAAGCCAAAAAAAGTTCAACCAACAAAGAGCAAAAAATTACCTATGGAAAAAGCAAAATCTATTGTTGAACAAAAAAAAGTTGAACAAAAGATAAAAAAAGAGAGCAAGGTTGAAATCAAACAGCCAAAAATAGAACCTCTTCCGCCGACTAAGCCATATATACCTTTAACATCTCTGCCAACACCTCCGAAAAAGGAAAAAGAGAGTAAAAAAGAGTCTTACGACTGGTTATATGAGGATAGATCAAAAGAGGAAAAAAAGACAAAAGAGAGTAAAAAAGAGAACGGAAGCAGTATTGGAAATTCAAATTTAAAAGAGCTTTACGGAGATGAGTTTGGCAAGCTGACCCCGGGACAGCAAAAATATCTTATTGACAATCAAGAGATAATGAGAAGAATAACGCAAGAGGTTTTAAATAGGGTAGCCAGAGTAAACCTTTCAAGAGATATAAATGTAAACAGTACAAACATCGTAGAGTTTTATCTTCATCCAAATGGAGATATGACAGATTTTAAATTTCTCAAAAAAAGCGGGTATTATGTTTTAGACGATACTACAAAAGAGACGATTGAATACGCTTACAGCAGATATCCACGGCCAAATGAAAAAATATTAGTTCGATACAATGTTTTTTATAATTTGGCCGGATACTAACTCAATTTATTCCTGCTTATTTTTGTTTAGCAGTGCCAATGCTCCCTTATATATAGGTTCATCTATATATCCGTACTCATCATCTTCAAAACCAGTCATCCCCTCTTCTCTTTTAAGTTCAAAGAGTTTAATTATAGTTTTGGCTCTCATAATTTCTCGCTCTTCATCTGCAAATTTTTTATTAACAAGCTTGGCCTGCTCAGGAGAAATACACCCTTTTGAATCATAACCCATGATTTTTTCTAAAGATATCCATTGTTCAAATTCATCTAATTTTTTAAATTCCTGATATACAAAAGAAACTGCTTTTACATCAATTGTTTTACATGTAATCAAAAAATGTGACAAAATATATGTCATAGTTGGATTATCTATATTTATCAAACTTTGTGGAAGATTCATATCTGCAAAAAGATCCAGTATGCCAAGATAAAATGTTGTAACTCTTTTATCCACTTTTAAAAGTGCTAAATTATTCCAAGCCTCTTTTGTTTCTATTGAGAGATGCAGTTCTGTTTTTTCATCCAAGAGTGCATAAACTGATTCTACCTCTTTTGGATCTTTTATTTTTGGAACTCTAATTGCATCAGGCATAAATTGATTTAAGTATGCTATCTCTTCAAATCCTCCCTCGTTAAGAGCATTTACACGAACCACCAATTTTTTATCACATTTTTTATAATAAGATAAAAATATAGCGCACAAAACAAGACCAAAAGGTTTATCCTCTTTGCTTACACCATCTTCAAGATTTAAAATTATACAATCAGCCTCAACCGATTCTATTTTTGTCAGGTGATCTATATTATTGCATGAAAGCATTAAAGCCGAACGAAAATCTTTTCTTCTGTTTATCATTCTATATGTTGGGGTTGCCAACGCATCAAGTGCCACTAAATCTCTACTATCATAAGCAGCTTGTATCTCTTTTAAATTATTTAACATTTGATATATTCTCTTTCTTTTTTTCTTGCAGATAAAAATAGAGTGCCTTAATCTCTTTTTGAGTTAAAAAATATCTTGGCATACCATTTTTTCTCACATTTAGTGATTTAAAAAAATCATTAAAATCCATACTGTTTATTACCGGACCGACAAAACTTTTTTTTTCATTTTTATGTTCATATGTAGCTACAATCCTGCCCTCACCAAATTCTCCATGACATTTATGGCACCCTATGCCTCTTGGGTTTTTATAAAGAGAAGAAGCATACTCCAAAGGTGTAATAAAACTACTCTCAGCCAATAAAGAAAATGGCAATAATAAAAACAAAGCATTTCTCATAAAGCGACCTTTTAACATATAAAGGTATAATAACAAAAAAATAATATTATGAGGTTTAAATGCAACTTCTTGATGGTAAAGCACTCTCAGCAAAGATAGAAACAAAAATAGTTAATGAAGTAAAAGAGTTTAAAAGCAAAACAGCTTCAGTTCCAGGTTTAGCAGTTATTTTGGTAGGACAGGATCCGGCAAGCGCAGCGTATGTAAACATGAAGAAAAAAGCATGTGACAGAGTTGGTTTTTACTCTGTTACACATGAGATGCCAGAAGACATCTCTCAAGAGGCAATTGAAAAAACAATCATTATGATGAATGACAATCCAAATATTGACGGAATTTTAATTCAGCTGCCTCTCCCTGCACAAATAGATACGACAAAAATACTTGAATTGGTAAATCCGAGCAAAGATGTGGATGGTTTTCATCCATACAATGTCGGCAGATTAATGATAGGACTTGATGGTTTTGTCCCTTGTACTCCTCTTGGCGTAATGGAACTTTTATCAGAATACAGTATAGACATTCAAGGAAAAAACTGCGTAGTAGTAGGAGCATCAAATATAGTTGGAAAACCGATGGCATCTCTACTCTTAAATGCAAATGCAACGGTTGAGATTTGCCATATCTTTACGGATGATTTAAAAAAGCATACTCTTAATGCTGATATTCTTTTAGTTGGGGTTGGTGTAATAAATCTTATAAAAGAAGATATGGTAAAAGATGACGCTATTATTATTGATATAGGAATCAACCGTGCCGATAACGGAAAATTAGTAGGTGATGTTGACTTTGAAAATGTTGCAAAAAAATGCTCCTATATAACTCCGGTTCCAGGCGGAGTCGGTCCAATGACAATTGCTATGCTTCTAAGCAATACTCTAAAAGCTGCAAAAATGCATGCAAATGAAAGAGAGTAAATGAAAAATTTTTTACACAAAACCTACAAATTTTCTAATTCATGGACTGGAACTATAATAATAGTTCTTTTTGTTATATTTTTTATTGCTCAAGCTTTTAAAATTCCAAGCGGTTCCATGAAAGATTCTCTGCTTATCGGAGATCATCTTTTTGCTAAAAAATTTGCATACGGTATTCCTATGCCTCATATTCCATTTTTGGAAACCTCTATTATGCCATGGAGTGATCGTCTGCGTTTAATGGATGGAGATACTCCAAAAAGGGGAGATATTGTAATTTTCAGACCGCCGCACAATACAAAACAGCACTTTGTAAAAAGGTGTGTTGCGCTCCCTAATGATGAACTTTTTATTTTAGACAAAGATTTATATATTCATCATCATGAAGGTGACAAGTGGATTGAAAATAATTTTAAAGAAGAGGATATTATTATTTTTGCGGGAAAACTTTGGGTTAAAAATCCATACATGAAAGAGCACCCCGGAATTCATCATGATAAAAAAATTACAAATAACGGTCAATATCCAATGCCTATATTTAATTTTGCTCCAATCAAAATTGATGAAGACCACTACTTTATGATGGGTGACAACCGTGACCACTCAAATGACAGCCGTTTTTGGGGAGCCGTTCCTTATGAAAATATAGAAGGAACGCCTTGGTTTGTATACTTTAGTATAGATGAAAACTGGGAAATCAGATGGGACAGAATCGGAAAAACGCCTACGGATCTAGAGACTCCTGCTCACTTAAACAAAGCTATAGCAGAGAGAATAAAAAAAGACAAAGATGATTATGGAATCTATTGATTTACTTAAAATTTTAGCTGCTGTACTCTCCTTGATTGTAGCTATTGTCGGGCATGAAATAATGCACGGATGGGTAGCGTACATGTATGGTGACACTACTGCCAAAAATGCAGGAAGACTCTCAATAAACCCTATTTCGCATATAGATCTTGTTGGAACAATTATAGTTCCTGCAACAATGTATTTTTTGCCGATACTTTTAGGTGGAGAGAGCGGATTTTTATTTGGATGGGCTAAACCTGTGCCAATCAATATGGCAACTGTAATCAGAAGAGCCGGTTATAATGGCGCAATGCAGGTTGATTTAGCGGGAATAGTTTATAACTTTACCTTAGCGGTATTGGCTTCTATTGTTATTGTTATGATGAGTCAGCCAAATACTTCTGACAGTTTATTTTATGTTTTGGCTTATCTTTTTGTATTTCAACTGCTTATTATAAATGTTGTTTTGGGCGTTTTCAACCTACTCCCGATTCCTCAATTTGACGGTGCGCACTTTTTAATGCACCTCTCATTAAAGTATAAAATAAATTCCATAGCTGAGTTCTTTTATAAAAATGAAAGATATGGAATAATTATAGTTTTGATAATTCTTATGACACCATTAAAGAATTATCTATTATTACTCCCTGTACAGACTATTTTAAGTCTGTTATTATCATAAAATAAGGAAAAAAATGAAATTTTATATTGCTACAGATCATGCAGGCTTGGATCTTAAAGATTATACCGTTGAACTATTAAAAACAAAAGGTCACGAAGTTATAGATTTAGGACCATTTTCAAAAGATAGAGTTGATTATCCTGATTATGCCGTAAAAGTTTCAGAAGCAGTTTTAGCAGACAAAGAGGCACAAGGCATTCTTATTTGCGGCTCCGGAATAGGAATGAGTATGACAGCAAATAGACATAGCGGAATTCGTGCTGCACTTTGCCATGATGCATATACTGCAACTGTTGCCCGAGGACATAATGATGCAAATGTATTATGCTTTGGAGAGAGAATCATAGGAAAAGGTGTATGCGAGTCTATACTTGACGCTTGGATTGCAGGTAGTTTTGAAGGTGGTCGTCATATACAAAGAGTAGCAAAAATCGAAGCAATTAAATCTTAATACTTTTATAAAAAAGCGTATTAATATAAGGAAAAAAATATGACACTTAGCGCTACAGAGAGAGAAATCATAGAAAACTCCATAAGAGATGTAAAAGATTTTCCAAAGCCCGGAATTGTATTTAAAGATATTACAACTCTTTTAAACAATGCAAAAGCTTACGGCGTGCTTATGAATCATCTCTATCAAAGGTATAAGGAATATAATTTAGATTATATAGCAGGCATAGATGCGAGAGGATTTATTTTTGCTGCATCACTTGCTCAAATGCTTGGAGTCGGTTTTGTGCCTATCCGTAAAAAAGGCAAACTGCCATATACCACAATCAGTGAAAAATATTCACTGGAGTACGGTGTAGATGAAGTAGAGATTCATATTGATGCATTTAGTGAAATTTCAAATGCAAAAGTACTTCTTATTGATGATTTAATCGCTACCGGCGGTACAGCAAATGCTGCAGCAAAATTGATAAATCAAGCAGGTGCATCCTGTGTAGAAGCTTGTTTTCTTATAGCTCTTGATTTTTTAGACGGACAAAAAAATTTAAAAGAAATAACTAATGTATATTCTTTAATAGAGGTAAAATAATGTATATTCCTTCTCCTTCAAAATTTGATCCAAAAAATGGACACTTTGGTATGTTTGGCGGCAGATATGTTCCTGAGACATTGATGCCTGCGCTTTTAAAACTCGAAGAGGAGTATAATAATATCCGCTTTGATGAAGATTTCTGGAAAGAGGTAAATTACTATCTTTCAGATTATGTCGGCCGCCCTTCTCCTCTTTACTATGCAAAAAACATTTCAGATGAACTTGGTGCAAAAATCTATCTAAAAAGAGAAGATTTAAATCATACCGGCGCACATAAAGTAAACAATGTTATAGCTCAGGGGCTTATGGCTAAGAGACTTGGCTATAAAAAAATAATAGCAGAAACGGGTGCCGGCCAGCATGGAGTTGCAACAGCAACTATTTGTGCGCTTTTAGATTTAGAGTGTGAAATATTTATGGGTGCAAAAGATGTAGCCCGTCAAGAACTTAATGTTTTTCGCATGAAACTTCTTGGTGCAAAAGTAAACAGTGTTGAGAGTGGAAGCAGAACACTAAAAGATGCCATGAATGATGCAATCCGTCACTGGGTAACAAATACAAGAGATACTTTTTACATTATAGGAACCGTTGCCGGACCGCATCCCTACCCTATGATGGTAAGAGATTTTCAGGCTATTATCGGTTATGAAGCAAGAGCGCAAATTTTAGAAAAAGAGAATCGCTTGCCGGATCATGTGATTGCATGTATCGGAGGCGGAAGCAACGCTATTGGTACATTTCAACACTTTTTAGAAGATAAAGAAGTTGAGTGTATTGGTATAGAAGCCGGCGGACACGGTATAGAAACCGGTCAACACGGCTGTTCTCTTAACAAAGGACGCCCAGGTATACTGCATGGTCAAATGAGTTATCTGCTTCAAAATCATGATGGACAAATTTTAGAAGCTCACTCAATATCGGCTGGGCTTGACTATCCTGGGATAGGACCCGAACACTCTTTTCATCATGACAATAAAACAGTTACATATGATTATGCTACAGATAAAGAAGCACTCGATGCATTCGTATGGTTATCTCGCAAAGAGGGAATTATACCGGCATTTGAAAGTGCACATGCTATAGCTTATTTGAAAAAAATGCCAAATATAAAAGATAAATTAATTATTGTAAATTTATCAGGTCGCGGTGACAAAGATATGATTCAAGCAAAAGAGTTGTTAAATTTTGACAATTAAAATAGAGGAAAAATTATGAATATTCAATTAGTAAATAAAGAGATATCTGATATTGATTCAGAAGTTTTAATAGAATTTCTAACAAACAGTGAACTTAAAGATCATAAAGATGCAAAGATACTAAATAGTGCCGGCTTTAAGGCTGAGCAAGATTCTACATGTTTTTTATATGAAAAAGCTATTCTATTTTGTGGAGTTGATAACAAAAAAAGTGATGATTTAAGAAGCGCATGTGCCGCTATGATCAAAGTGCTTAAATCTTCAAACTATAAATCTGCAAAAATAAGTGTTGTAAACAAATCCGCTATAAAGGCTTTAGTTGAAGGTATAGTTTTAGGCGGATATGAGTTTAATGAGTATAAATCTGAACCAAAAAAAGTAGTTTTAGAGGATCTTTTTTTAGCATCTACAGATATTGATTTTGGTAATTTAGAAACTATCTTTAATGAAGCACTCACTGTTGCAAATGCTACATGTTTTACCCGCGATATAGTAAATAGAGCTCCACAAGAGATAAATCCGCAAACCCTAAGTAAATTAGCTAAAAAACTTGCAAAAGAGAACTCTTTGGAGTGCAATATACTTAAAGAAGATGATTTAGCAAAAGAGAGTATGGGTGCAATGCTTGCAGTAGGCCGTGCTTCTGTTCATGAAAGTGCTCTTATTCATCTGGCATATAAGCCAAAAAATCCAAAAAAAATCATCTCTCTTGTAGGCAAAGGTTTAACTTATGACAGTGGCGGATTAAGCCTAAAACCTGCCACTTCAATGGTTACCATGAAGATGGACAAAGCTGGTGCATGTGCAGTACTTGGCATTATAAAAGCTGTAAGCGAACTAGGGCTTGATATTGAGGTTCATGCATTTATCGGTGCGGTTGAAAACATGGTAGGCGGGAATGCTTATAAACCCGATGATGTTTTAGTATCAAGAAGCAAAACTACCATCGAGGTAAGAAATACCGATGCCGAGGGGCGTTTGGTTTTAGCGGATGTTTTAGACTATGCGCAAGATACAGTAAATGCAGACTATATTTTTGATTTTGCAACACTTACAGGTGCATGTATGATTGCTCTTGGGCAGTACACAACCGGATTAATGGGACATTCACATAAACTAAAACATGATATTTCAAGAGCTGGAGCTGATTCAGGAGAGTTGATTAGTTCTCTGCCATTTAATAATCATCTTAAAAAACTTCTAAAAAGTGAAATTGCCGACATCAGCAATACAGCTTCAAAACCATACGGCGGCGCAATAACAGCAGGACTCTTTTTAGATAAATTTATCCGTGATGAAAACAAAAACAGATGGATGCACTTTGATATAGCAGGTTCGGCTTATACTGAAGCTCCATGGGACTGTAATGTTTATGGAGCAACAGGTGCCGGAGTTCGTTTAATGTGTGAATATTTAAAAGATATAAAGTAACAAAATTGCATTAAATATTTTTTTTTATATTTAATGCACTGCATTTAGAGAAAAGTGATGTCATAATACTATTATAAATAGAACTTTAAAGGAGTTGCTTGAAATTTA
Protein-coding regions in this window:
- a CDS encoding site-2 protease family protein, with the translated sequence MESIDLLKILAAVLSLIVAIVGHEIMHGWVAYMYGDTTAKNAGRLSINPISHIDLVGTIIVPATMYFLPILLGGESGFLFGWAKPVPINMATVIRRAGYNGAMQVDLAGIVYNFTLAVLASIVIVMMSQPNTSDSLFYVLAYLFVFQLLIINVVLGVFNLLPIPQFDGAHFLMHLSLKYKINSIAEFFYKNERYGIIIVLIILMTPLKNYLLLLPVQTILSLLLS
- the rpiB gene encoding ribose 5-phosphate isomerase B is translated as MKFYIATDHAGLDLKDYTVELLKTKGHEVIDLGPFSKDRVDYPDYAVKVSEAVLADKEAQGILICGSGIGMSMTANRHSGIRAALCHDAYTATVARGHNDANVLCFGERIIGKGVCESILDAWIAGSFEGGRHIQRVAKIEAIKS
- a CDS encoding c-type cytochrome produces the protein MRNALFLLLPFSLLAESSFITPLEYASSLYKNPRGIGCHKCHGEFGEGRIVATYEHKNEKKSFVGPVINSMDFNDFFKSLNVRKNGMPRYFLTQKEIKALYFYLQEKKKENISNVK
- the folD gene encoding bifunctional methylenetetrahydrofolate dehydrogenase/methenyltetrahydrofolate cyclohydrolase FolD translates to MQLLDGKALSAKIETKIVNEVKEFKSKTASVPGLAVILVGQDPASAAYVNMKKKACDRVGFYSVTHEMPEDISQEAIEKTIIMMNDNPNIDGILIQLPLPAQIDTTKILELVNPSKDVDGFHPYNVGRLMIGLDGFVPCTPLGVMELLSEYSIDIQGKNCVVVGASNIVGKPMASLLLNANATVEICHIFTDDLKKHTLNADILLVGVGVINLIKEDMVKDDAIIIDIGINRADNGKLVGDVDFENVAKKCSYITPVPGGVGPMTIAMLLSNTLKAAKMHANERE
- the trpB gene encoding tryptophan synthase subunit beta; the protein is MYIPSPSKFDPKNGHFGMFGGRYVPETLMPALLKLEEEYNNIRFDEDFWKEVNYYLSDYVGRPSPLYYAKNISDELGAKIYLKREDLNHTGAHKVNNVIAQGLMAKRLGYKKIIAETGAGQHGVATATICALLDLECEIFMGAKDVARQELNVFRMKLLGAKVNSVESGSRTLKDAMNDAIRHWVTNTRDTFYIIGTVAGPHPYPMMVRDFQAIIGYEARAQILEKENRLPDHVIACIGGGSNAIGTFQHFLEDKEVECIGIEAGGHGIETGQHGCSLNKGRPGILHGQMSYLLQNHDGQILEAHSISAGLDYPGIGPEHSFHHDNKTVTYDYATDKEALDAFVWLSRKEGIIPAFESAHAIAYLKKMPNIKDKLIIVNLSGRGDKDMIQAKELLNFDN
- a CDS encoding adenine phosphoribosyltransferase, yielding MTLSATEREIIENSIRDVKDFPKPGIVFKDITTLLNNAKAYGVLMNHLYQRYKEYNLDYIAGIDARGFIFAASLAQMLGVGFVPIRKKGKLPYTTISEKYSLEYGVDEVEIHIDAFSEISNAKVLLIDDLIATGGTANAAAKLINQAGASCVEACFLIALDFLDGQKNLKEITNVYSLIEVK
- a CDS encoding leucyl aminopeptidase, which gives rise to MNIQLVNKEISDIDSEVLIEFLTNSELKDHKDAKILNSAGFKAEQDSTCFLYEKAILFCGVDNKKSDDLRSACAAMIKVLKSSNYKSAKISVVNKSAIKALVEGIVLGGYEFNEYKSEPKKVVLEDLFLASTDIDFGNLETIFNEALTVANATCFTRDIVNRAPQEINPQTLSKLAKKLAKENSLECNILKEDDLAKESMGAMLAVGRASVHESALIHLAYKPKNPKKIISLVGKGLTYDSGGLSLKPATSMVTMKMDKAGACAVLGIIKAVSELGLDIEVHAFIGAVENMVGGNAYKPDDVLVSRSKTTIEVRNTDAEGRLVLADVLDYAQDTVNADYIFDFATLTGACMIALGQYTTGLMGHSHKLKHDISRAGADSGELISSLPFNNHLKKLLKSEIADISNTASKPYGGAITAGLFLDKFIRDENKNRWMHFDIAGSAYTEAPWDCNVYGATGAGVRLMCEYLKDIK
- the lepB gene encoding signal peptidase I; this encodes MKNFLHKTYKFSNSWTGTIIIVLFVIFFIAQAFKIPSGSMKDSLLIGDHLFAKKFAYGIPMPHIPFLETSIMPWSDRLRLMDGDTPKRGDIVIFRPPHNTKQHFVKRCVALPNDELFILDKDLYIHHHEGDKWIENNFKEEDIIIFAGKLWVKNPYMKEHPGIHHDKKITNNGQYPMPIFNFAPIKIDEDHYFMMGDNRDHSNDSRFWGAVPYENIEGTPWFVYFSIDENWEIRWDRIGKTPTDLETPAHLNKAIAERIKKDKDDYGIY
- a CDS encoding energy transducer TonB family protein; this translates as MNRSYFALFVALLIHILLLLIFWFLGTITPEIEKKENKKENKIKISLKEMPKKHKDSGDIKKEDTKKPKEIAPPMPKGSQLKKIENSLQQKPPIEFKPKKVQPTKSKKLPMEKAKSIVEQKKVEQKIKKESKVEIKQPKIEPLPPTKPYIPLTSLPTPPKKEKESKKESYDWLYEDRSKEEKKTKESKKENGSSIGNSNLKELYGDEFGKLTPGQQKYLIDNQEIMRRITQEVLNRVARVNLSRDINVNSTNIVEFYLHPNGDMTDFKFLKKSGYYVLDDTTKETIEYAYSRYPRPNEKILVRYNVFYNLAGY
- a CDS encoding HpcH/HpaI aldolase/citrate lyase family protein; translated protein: MLNNLKEIQAAYDSRDLVALDALATPTYRMINRRKDFRSALMLSCNNIDHLTKIESVEADCIILNLEDGVSKEDKPFGLVLCAIFLSYYKKCDKKLVVRVNALNEGGFEEIAYLNQFMPDAIRVPKIKDPKEVESVYALLDEKTELHLSIETKEAWNNLALLKVDKRVTTFYLGILDLFADMNLPQSLINIDNPTMTYILSHFLITCKTIDVKAVSFVYQEFKKLDEFEQWISLEKIMGYDSKGCISPEQAKLVNKKFADEEREIMRAKTIIKLFELKREEGMTGFEDDEYGYIDEPIYKGALALLNKNKQE
- the hemL gene encoding glutamate-1-semialdehyde 2,1-aminomutase, producing MSIDNSLKAFKQAQNLIPGGVNSPVRAFSSVGGTPLFIAEGDGAYLIDIDGNRYIDFVQSWGPLLFGHRDEAIESAVIEAVKHGLSFGAPTQAESDLAELVVSMFDSIDKIRFVSSGTEAVMSAIRLARGYTGRDDIVKFTGCYHGHSDSLLVQAGSGAATFGNPSSPGVPADFTKHTLLAEYNNIESVKKCFKDSSEIACVIIEPIAGNMGLVPADKEFLHELRELCDANGTLLIFDEVMSGFRASVNGAESITGVKPDIVTLGKVIGGGMPVGAFGARAEIMAKLSPEGPVYQAGTLSGNPVAMAAGLAAISKLKANAQVISVLNQRAKRLVEGMKKEAESFGIPMQIDTRGSMFGFFFNEKPVKNFADASNSDAELFAKFHSKMLQEGFYFACSLYETGFISTAVTDEMIEDTIKASAKVFKEITNG